A single region of the Erythrobacter sp. genome encodes:
- a CDS encoding DUF998 domain-containing protein: MRQSATGRKQREDGIFDSGESGTWPNILGGVVIAGCLVAIVLDLVGAGLSDRVGLVRDTISNLAAKEGNATPVDELADTGLYAFAAAVLATLAGLLRWRIERLDWKIGAGSLAVVAACVTLIAGYEAYSGGDGPVIHYRLVYALGAAFPVAVLMTAGQFYRINNALGIALYALGAIWVVAAPFLFVVPTAWDGAYERLLAALMLGWFATMGLMIWRDPDTRRHVPADERS; this comes from the coding sequence ATGCGACAATCCGCCACGGGGCGCAAGCAGCGGGAGGACGGCATCTTCGATTCCGGCGAAAGCGGCACATGGCCCAATATCCTAGGCGGGGTCGTCATCGCCGGATGCCTTGTGGCCATCGTGCTCGACCTCGTCGGGGCGGGCCTTTCGGACCGGGTCGGGCTGGTGCGCGACACGATCAGCAACCTCGCCGCCAAGGAAGGCAACGCAACGCCGGTGGACGAGCTTGCGGATACCGGGCTCTACGCCTTCGCCGCTGCGGTGCTGGCGACGCTCGCCGGGCTGCTGCGCTGGCGGATCGAGCGGCTCGACTGGAAAATCGGTGCCGGATCGCTCGCCGTGGTCGCGGCCTGCGTCACGCTAATCGCGGGCTACGAAGCCTATTCGGGCGGCGATGGCCCGGTGATCCACTACCGGCTGGTCTATGCGCTGGGCGCGGCTTTTCCGGTCGCCGTGCTGATGACGGCGGGCCAGTTCTATCGGATCAACAACGCGCTTGGGATCGCGCTTTATGCGCTCGGCGCGATCTGGGTGGTGGCCGCGCCCTTCCTGTTCGTCGTGCCGACCGCGTGGGACGGAGCCTATGAACGCCTGCTCGCCGCGCTGATGCTCGGCTGGTTCGCCACGATGGGCCTGATGATCTGGCGCGATCCCGACACCCGCCGCCACGTGCCGGCGGACGAGCGCAGCTAG
- the cysS gene encoding cysteine--tRNA ligase, whose protein sequence is MTAPPLRLFNSLNRKLEEFVPVHAGEARVYTCGPTVYNYAHIGNMRAYVFADVLGRTLSWKGYKLTHVINITDVGHLTDDADAGEDKLEKAAAKSQRSIWDIAAHYTEAFKADVKALNIREPARWSVATDYIDEMIAFAQSIADRHCYQLPGGLYFDVSTVADYGRLARSVTEEEGESRIGEVEGKRNAADFAIWRTTPPGETRQMEWDSPWGRGAPGWHLECSVMGEKLLGFPFDIHTGGIDHREIHHPNEIAQNQAFCGCGSLDEATHSGAKIWMHNNFLVERSGKMSKSSGEFLRLPLLVERGFHPLAYRMMCLQAHYRSELEFSWEGLEAALTRLKRMVMAVERLADAPAGGTHEHPKFAAVLAKFDEAISDDLNTPIALTALEDVLAVKKVDPAIKRAVVEHMDAVLGLGLFDLSRTDLRLRPKDAAITPEEIEAALAERKQARAAKDFARSDAIRDDLAAKGVEVMDGDPLSWEWKLGDNA, encoded by the coding sequence ATGACCGCTCCACCGCTCAGGCTGTTCAATTCCCTCAACCGGAAACTCGAGGAGTTCGTTCCGGTCCACGCAGGCGAAGCGCGGGTCTATACCTGCGGGCCGACGGTCTACAACTACGCCCATATCGGCAATATGCGCGCCTATGTCTTCGCCGACGTGCTGGGGCGCACGCTGTCGTGGAAGGGCTACAAGCTCACCCATGTCATCAACATCACCGATGTCGGCCACCTGACCGACGATGCCGACGCCGGCGAGGACAAGCTGGAGAAGGCGGCGGCCAAGTCGCAGCGCTCGATCTGGGACATCGCGGCGCATTACACCGAGGCGTTCAAGGCGGATGTGAAGGCGCTCAACATCCGCGAGCCCGCGCGCTGGTCGGTCGCGACCGATTACATCGACGAGATGATCGCGTTCGCGCAGAGCATCGCGGACAGGCACTGCTACCAGCTGCCCGGCGGGCTCTATTTCGACGTCTCCACGGTCGCGGATTACGGCCGCCTCGCCCGCTCCGTGACCGAGGAAGAGGGCGAAAGCCGCATCGGCGAGGTCGAGGGCAAGCGCAACGCGGCCGACTTCGCGATCTGGCGTACCACGCCTCCCGGAGAGACGCGGCAGATGGAATGGGACAGCCCGTGGGGCCGGGGCGCGCCGGGCTGGCATCTCGAATGCTCGGTCATGGGCGAGAAGCTCCTGGGCTTTCCCTTCGACATCCACACCGGCGGGATCGACCACCGCGAGATCCACCACCCCAACGAGATCGCGCAGAACCAGGCGTTCTGCGGCTGCGGCTCGCTCGACGAGGCGACCCATTCGGGTGCGAAGATCTGGATGCACAACAACTTCCTGGTCGAGCGAAGCGGCAAGATGTCGAAAAGCTCGGGCGAATTTCTGCGGCTGCCGCTGCTGGTCGAGAGGGGTTTCCACCCGCTCGCCTACCGCATGATGTGCCTGCAGGCGCATTACCGCAGCGAGCTGGAGTTTTCGTGGGAGGGGCTGGAAGCGGCGCTCACCCGGCTGAAGCGGATGGTGATGGCGGTGGAACGGCTCGCCGATGCGCCTGCGGGAGGGACGCACGAACACCCGAAATTCGCAGCCGTGCTCGCCAAGTTCGACGAGGCGATCTCGGATGACCTCAATACCCCCATCGCGCTCACGGCGCTGGAGGACGTGCTGGCGGTCAAGAAGGTCGATCCCGCGATCAAGCGCGCGGTCGTGGAACACATGGATGCGGTGCTCGGGCTTGGCCTGTTCGACCTTTCGCGCACCGACTTGCGGCTCCGCCCGAAAGACGCAGCCATAACCCCGGAAGAAATCGAGGCCGCGCTCGCTGAACGCAAACAGGCTCGCGCGGCCAAGGACTTTGCCCGCTCCGACGCGATCCGCGACGATCTTGCGGCGAAGGGCGTCGAGGTGATGGACGGTGATCCGCTGAGCTGGGAGTGGAAACTGGGAGACAACGCATGA
- a CDS encoding D-2-hydroxyacid dehydrogenase, producing the protein MTTRPTTLAISGLIRPLLEPRLPDDVEVRWFMTHEEALEAVKGAEIGWFDMNDTDAMVATLRAASELKWLNSIYAGLDFMPMDLLIERGITVTNGAGINAITIAEYVVMGMLNIAKGYRDVVRAQDRQEWLTDSPGKRELAGSKALLLGYGAIGKLIQPRLEAFDVGVSVVRRSGGEGVLGPDEWRGRLGEFDWVILAVPATPETEGMIGADELAAMKKEAVLVNIARGSVIDQPALVAALEAKAIHAAFLDVTSPEPLPEDHPLWKLDNAHITMHLSGRAQDKMFIRSADRFLENLANYRAGKPLSPIFDPARGY; encoded by the coding sequence ATGACGACGCGCCCGACGACATTGGCAATCTCCGGCCTCATCCGTCCCTTGCTCGAACCGCGCCTGCCCGATGACGTGGAGGTGCGCTGGTTCATGACGCACGAGGAAGCGCTCGAAGCGGTGAAAGGCGCGGAGATCGGCTGGTTCGACATGAACGACACCGATGCCATGGTCGCCACCCTGCGCGCGGCGAGCGAGCTCAAGTGGCTCAATTCGATCTATGCCGGGCTCGACTTCATGCCGATGGACCTGCTGATCGAGCGCGGGATCACCGTCACCAACGGCGCGGGCATCAACGCGATCACCATTGCCGAATATGTCGTCATGGGGATGCTGAACATCGCCAAGGGCTACCGCGACGTGGTGCGCGCGCAGGACAGGCAAGAATGGCTCACCGACAGCCCCGGCAAGCGCGAACTGGCCGGCTCGAAGGCGCTGCTGCTCGGCTATGGCGCGATCGGCAAGCTGATCCAGCCGAGGCTCGAAGCCTTCGATGTCGGGGTGAGCGTGGTGCGGCGTTCGGGCGGGGAGGGCGTGCTCGGCCCCGACGAATGGCGCGGGCGGCTGGGCGAATTCGACTGGGTGATCCTCGCCGTGCCTGCCACGCCCGAGACTGAGGGCATGATCGGCGCGGACGAGCTCGCGGCGATGAAGAAGGAAGCGGTGCTCGTGAACATCGCGCGCGGCAGCGTGATCGACCAGCCGGCGCTCGTCGCCGCGCTCGAAGCGAAAGCGATCCACGCGGCCTTCCTCGACGTCACCAGTCCCGAACCGCTGCCGGAGGACCACCCGCTCTGGAAGCTCGACAACGCGCATATCACCATGCACCTGTCGGGCCGGGCGCAGGACAAGATGTTCATCCGCTCCGCCGACCGGTTCCTTGAAAATCTCGCGAATTATCGGGCCGGAAAGCCACTTTCCCCGATCTTCGACCCCGCTCGAGGTTACTGA
- a CDS encoding acetolactate synthase large subunit has protein sequence MSESKKASDLFIECLEAEGVEYIFGVPGEENLDFLESLSNSKQIKLVLTRHEQGAGFMAATYGRHTGKTGVCIATLGPGATNFVTAAAYAQLGGMPMMMITGQKPIKKSKQGRFQILDVVDMMGPITKFTHQLASGDNIPSRVREAIRLAEEEKPGAVHLEFPEDIAEEKTTSRPIAPSLARRPSAEPKAVRQAVSAIEQAKSPILVIGAGANRTMTGRMLHQFIEKTGIPFVTTQMGKGVIDERHPLFLGCAALSAGDFCHRAIEDADCIVNVGHDVIEKPPFFMHNDEEGPVGSDSPPTVIHVSNRTAEVDPVYFPQIEVIGDIANAIWQIKEDIVPQGKWDFARMLEYRKAELAHTEPLADDARFPIFPPHLVKQVRGAMPEDGIICLDNGVYKIWFARGYTAYLPNTVLLDNALATMGAGLPSAMMSAMLYPERKVMAICGDGGFMMNSQEMETAVRLGLNLTVLILRDDAYGMIRWKQANMGFKDFGLTYGNPDFVAYAESYGAKGHRVTSSEHLADVLAETRDTPGVHLIDCPVDYSENDQILNHDIKRLSAEL, from the coding sequence ATGAGCGAGAGCAAAAAGGCTTCGGACCTGTTCATCGAGTGTCTCGAAGCGGAAGGCGTCGAATACATTTTCGGCGTGCCGGGCGAGGAGAATCTCGATTTCCTCGAAAGCCTGTCCAACTCGAAACAGATCAAGCTGGTCCTTACCCGCCATGAACAGGGCGCGGGCTTCATGGCGGCGACCTATGGCCGGCATACAGGCAAGACCGGCGTATGCATTGCGACGCTCGGGCCGGGCGCGACCAATTTCGTGACCGCGGCGGCCTATGCCCAGCTCGGCGGGATGCCGATGATGATGATTACGGGCCAGAAGCCGATCAAGAAATCGAAACAAGGCCGTTTCCAGATCCTCGACGTGGTCGACATGATGGGGCCGATCACGAAATTTACCCACCAGCTTGCCAGCGGGGACAATATCCCGAGCCGGGTGCGCGAGGCGATCCGACTTGCCGAGGAGGAAAAGCCCGGCGCGGTCCATCTCGAATTTCCCGAGGACATCGCCGAGGAGAAGACCACCAGCCGCCCGATCGCGCCCTCGCTCGCGCGCCGTCCTTCGGCAGAGCCCAAAGCTGTGCGCCAGGCGGTCAGCGCGATCGAGCAGGCGAAATCGCCCATCCTCGTCATCGGCGCGGGCGCGAACCGCACAATGACCGGGCGGATGCTCCACCAATTCATCGAGAAGACCGGCATCCCCTTCGTCACCACCCAGATGGGCAAGGGCGTGATCGACGAGCGCCACCCGTTGTTCCTCGGCTGCGCGGCGCTTTCGGCGGGCGATTTCTGCCACCGCGCGATCGAGGACGCCGACTGCATCGTCAATGTCGGCCACGACGTCATCGAAAAGCCGCCCTTCTTCATGCACAACGACGAGGAAGGCCCGGTCGGATCGGACAGCCCGCCCACGGTCATCCACGTCTCGAACCGCACGGCGGAGGTCGACCCGGTCTATTTCCCGCAGATCGAGGTGATCGGCGACATCGCCAACGCGATCTGGCAGATCAAGGAAGACATCGTGCCGCAGGGCAAGTGGGACTTCGCCCGGATGCTCGAATATCGCAAGGCCGAACTCGCCCATACCGAGCCGCTGGCCGACGACGCGCGCTTCCCGATCTTCCCGCCGCATCTCGTGAAGCAGGTGCGCGGCGCGATGCCCGAGGACGGGATCATCTGCCTCGACAACGGGGTCTACAAGATCTGGTTCGCGCGCGGGTATACGGCCTACCTGCCGAATACGGTCCTGCTCGACAACGCGCTCGCCACGATGGGCGCGGGGCTTCCGAGCGCGATGATGAGCGCGATGCTCTATCCCGAACGCAAGGTCATGGCGATCTGCGGCGACGGCGGTTTTATGATGAACTCGCAGGAGATGGAAACTGCCGTCCGGTTGGGCCTCAATCTCACCGTGCTGATCCTGCGCGACGATGCCTACGGCATGATCCGCTGGAAGCAGGCGAACATGGGCTTCAAGGATTTCGGCCTGACCTATGGCAACCCCGATTTCGTCGCCTATGCCGAAAGTTACGGCGCGAAGGGCCACCGGGTGACGTCTTCCGAACACCTCGCCGACGTCCTCGCCGAGACGCGCGACACGCCGGGCGTGCACCTGATCGACTGCCCGGTCGATTACAGCGAGAACGACCAGATCCTTAACCATGATATCAAGCGGTTGAGCGCGGAGCTGTAG
- a CDS encoding aldehyde dehydrogenase family protein: protein MPELKDTYPLYLNNRAAQPNTDLEVTDKFTGEVAFRTALATPDVIEEGIAGAVRATEPMAKLASYERQDVLMHCVQRFRERFDELAYALCVEVGKPINDAEGEVTRLIDTFRIAAEEAVRNYGEVQPLDISARAKGYMGMWKRVPIGPCSFISPFNFPLNLAAHKIAPAIAIGCPFVMKPASKTPLGALIMGEVLAECDVLPEGAFSILPASRDGADLFTEDERLKLLSFTGSPGVGWDLKAKAGKKKVVLELGGNAAVVIDKDADLEDALGRVIFGAFYQSGQSCIGVQRILIHSQVYDDFKAMLVEKTKTLKAGDPKDRETFIGPMISDQEASRLKGWIDEAVDAGASLLTGGGLSNGNMLEATLLENVPDDCAARNEEAFGPLAILRPFDSFDEALEQVNDSKFGLQAGIFTRDLFQVLDAWDRLDVGGVVVNDVPSYRVDNMPYGGVKDSGLGREGIRFAMEDMSEIRNLVVRRT, encoded by the coding sequence ATGCCCGAGCTCAAGGACACCTACCCGCTCTACCTCAACAACAGGGCCGCGCAGCCCAACACCGACCTCGAGGTTACCGACAAGTTCACCGGCGAAGTCGCCTTCCGCACCGCATTGGCGACGCCCGACGTGATCGAGGAGGGCATCGCGGGGGCCGTGCGCGCGACCGAGCCGATGGCGAAGCTTGCGAGCTACGAACGCCAGGACGTGCTGATGCACTGCGTCCAGCGTTTCCGCGAACGTTTCGACGAGCTGGCCTACGCCCTGTGTGTTGAGGTGGGCAAGCCGATCAATGACGCCGAAGGCGAAGTCACGCGGCTCATCGACACCTTCCGCATCGCCGCCGAAGAGGCGGTAAGGAATTACGGCGAGGTCCAGCCGCTCGACATCTCCGCGCGGGCGAAGGGATACATGGGAATGTGGAAGCGCGTGCCGATCGGGCCGTGCAGCTTCATCTCGCCATTCAATTTCCCGCTCAATCTCGCCGCGCACAAGATCGCACCCGCTATCGCGATCGGCTGCCCCTTCGTGATGAAGCCCGCCTCCAAGACACCCCTGGGCGCGCTCATCATGGGCGAGGTGCTGGCCGAATGCGACGTGCTGCCCGAAGGCGCGTTCTCGATCCTTCCCGCGAGCCGGGACGGGGCGGACCTATTCACCGAGGACGAGCGGCTGAAGCTTCTCTCCTTCACCGGCTCTCCGGGCGTCGGCTGGGACCTGAAGGCCAAGGCGGGCAAGAAGAAGGTCGTGCTCGAACTCGGCGGCAATGCGGCGGTTGTGATCGACAAGGACGCCGACCTCGAGGACGCGCTGGGCCGGGTGATCTTCGGCGCCTTCTACCAGTCGGGCCAGTCCTGCATCGGTGTCCAGCGCATCCTGATCCATTCGCAGGTGTATGACGATTTCAAGGCGATGCTGGTCGAGAAGACGAAGACGCTGAAGGCGGGCGATCCCAAGGACCGCGAAACCTTCATCGGCCCGATGATCTCCGACCAGGAGGCGAGCCGCCTCAAAGGCTGGATCGACGAGGCGGTGGATGCGGGGGCGAGCCTGCTCACGGGCGGGGGCCTCTCGAACGGCAATATGCTCGAAGCGACGCTGCTGGAAAACGTGCCCGACGATTGCGCGGCGCGGAACGAGGAAGCCTTCGGCCCGCTCGCGATCCTGCGGCCCTTCGACAGTTTCGACGAGGCGCTGGAACAGGTGAACGATTCGAAGTTCGGCCTGCAGGCGGGCATCTTCACCCGCGACCTGTTCCAGGTGCTCGACGCGTGGGACCGGCTCGACGTCGGCGGCGTGGTGGTGAACGACGTGCCGAGCTATCGGGTCGACAATATGCCCTATGGCGGGGTGAAGGATTCCGGGCTGGGGCGTGAAGGGATCCGCTTTGCCATGGAGGACATGAGCGAGATCCGGAACCTCGTCGTCAGGAGAACCTGA
- a CDS encoding S24 family peptidase — translation MSMAKPNADIPEGPRRRLLDLAQERGASLAGLSELIGRNPSYLQQFIRKGSPRKLGEDDRRTLARFFGVAEGELAETKEKSYDASPESADSRESPWVEVPRIDIGASAGPGALPAGETAFDAFRFSRRWLAEQGLEGAQLSAITVEGDSMEPLLNDGDEILVDRRPLPFRDGIHVVRMGDTLMVKRVASAGGGRLSLLSQNLAYPPVSVAAEDVEIIGRVVWKGGRI, via the coding sequence ATGTCTATGGCGAAACCCAATGCAGACATCCCCGAAGGCCCGCGCAGGCGCCTGCTCGATCTCGCGCAGGAGCGCGGGGCGAGCCTTGCCGGCCTGTCCGAGCTGATCGGGAGGAACCCGAGTTATCTCCAGCAATTCATACGGAAAGGCTCGCCGCGCAAGCTCGGGGAAGACGACCGGCGAACGCTCGCGCGCTTCTTCGGCGTGGCGGAGGGCGAACTCGCCGAGACTAAGGAAAAATCCTATGACGCATCGCCGGAGTCCGCCGATTCCCGCGAGTCGCCATGGGTCGAGGTGCCGCGCATCGACATCGGCGCGTCCGCCGGGCCGGGGGCACTGCCGGCGGGCGAGACCGCCTTCGACGCTTTCCGCTTCTCGCGCCGCTGGCTCGCCGAACAGGGATTGGAGGGCGCGCAGCTTTCCGCGATCACGGTCGAGGGCGACAGCATGGAGCCGCTGCTCAACGACGGCGATGAAATCCTCGTCGACCGCCGACCTCTCCCTTTTCGCGACGGCATCCATGTCGTGCGCATGGGCGACACGCTGATGGTGAAACGCGTCGCGAGCGCCGGGGGAGGGCGGCTCTCGCTGCTCTCGCAGAACCTCGCCTATCCGCCGGTGAGTGTGGCGGCGGAGGATGTCGAGATCATCGGGCGGGTTGTGTGGAAGGGGGGGCGGATATAG
- a CDS encoding GNAT family N-acetyltransferase — protein MQGLTIRDARADDLPFVTGLIADDAVAATRDRPTGNEAAYQREAFEAIAADPNHRLLVAELDGERVGSFQLSFIPGVAVGGAWRGQIEFVRVTSAMRGRGIGEAMMRWALEECRARGCYLVQLTSDHQRPAAHRFYERLGFVASHAGFKLRL, from the coding sequence ATGCAGGGACTCACCATCAGGGACGCACGCGCGGACGACCTGCCCTTCGTCACCGGCCTCATTGCCGATGACGCGGTCGCTGCGACGCGCGACAGGCCGACGGGCAATGAGGCCGCCTACCAGCGCGAGGCGTTCGAGGCGATTGCGGCCGATCCGAATCACCGCCTGCTGGTCGCGGAACTGGACGGCGAGCGCGTCGGCAGCTTCCAGCTCTCCTTCATCCCCGGCGTCGCGGTCGGCGGAGCATGGCGCGGACAGATCGAATTCGTCCGGGTGACAAGCGCCATGCGCGGGCGCGGCATAGGCGAGGCGATGATGCGCTGGGCACTAGAGGAATGCCGGGCGCGCGGCTGCTACCTCGTTCAGCTGACCAGCGACCACCAGCGCCCCGCCGCGCACCGATTTTACGAGAGGCTCGGCTTTGTCGCGAGCCATGCGGGGTTCAAGCTGCGGCTGTGA
- a CDS encoding MBL fold metallo-hydrolase yields the protein MTDAPKTPPMKAAILPVTPLQQNCSLIWCTATNKAALVDPGGDLDKLKAAVAKAGVELEKILITHGHLDHCGQAGMLAEELGLPIEGPHEDDRFWISRLDDDGARWGMEAASFEPTRWLKHGDTVTVGDLTLDVIHCPGHTPGHVVFFHAPSRFAIVGDVLFKGSIGRTDFPMGNHQDLIDSITQRLWPLGEDVTFIPGHGPTSTFGMERKTNAFVSDYALS from the coding sequence ATGACCGACGCTCCGAAAACGCCCCCGATGAAGGCCGCGATCCTTCCCGTGACGCCTTTGCAGCAGAACTGCTCGCTGATCTGGTGCACCGCCACGAACAAGGCCGCGCTGGTCGATCCGGGCGGCGATCTCGACAAGCTGAAGGCGGCGGTCGCGAAGGCCGGGGTGGAACTCGAGAAGATCCTCATCACTCACGGCCATCTCGACCATTGCGGGCAGGCCGGGATGCTGGCCGAGGAACTGGGCCTGCCCATCGAAGGCCCGCACGAGGACGACCGTTTCTGGATTTCCCGCCTCGACGACGACGGCGCGCGCTGGGGAATGGAGGCGGCGAGCTTCGAGCCGACCCGTTGGCTGAAGCACGGCGACACGGTCACGGTCGGCGACCTCACGCTCGACGTGATCCACTGCCCCGGCCACACGCCCGGCCACGTCGTCTTCTTCCACGCGCCCAGCCGTTTCGCCATCGTCGGCGACGTGCTGTTCAAGGGAAGCATCGGGCGCACCGACTTTCCGATGGGCAATCACCAGGACCTGATCGATTCGATCACCCAGCGCCTCTGGCCGCTCGGCGAGGACGTGACCTTCATTCCCGGCCACGGGCCGACCAGCACGTTCGGGATGGAGCGCAAGACCAACGCCTTCGTCAGCGATTACGCGTTGTCTTGA
- a CDS encoding MAPEG family protein — protein MTILPVTLAACAAAAVLNIWLSIRIGAIRQAAGISVGDGGSEPLERRMRAQANFVENTPFVLLLVGFIELAGAGGWWLQWVAGIYMIGRIAHGFGMDGGSMQVGRMIGTLVTMLTLLGLAVVAALVAAGII, from the coding sequence ATGACCATACTACCCGTGACGCTCGCGGCCTGCGCGGCGGCGGCCGTACTCAACATCTGGCTTTCGATCCGCATCGGGGCGATCCGGCAGGCCGCCGGGATCAGCGTCGGCGACGGAGGGAGCGAACCGCTCGAGAGGCGGATGCGCGCCCAGGCGAATTTCGTCGAGAACACGCCTTTCGTGCTGCTGCTGGTGGGCTTCATCGAGCTTGCCGGGGCGGGAGGCTGGTGGCTGCAATGGGTCGCCGGGATCTACATGATCGGCCGCATCGCGCACGGTTTCGGCATGGACGGCGGTTCGATGCAGGTCGGGCGGATGATCGGCACGCTCGTGACGATGCTCACGCTGCTGGGGCTGGCGGTCGTGGCGGCGCTGGTCGCGGCAGGCATTATTTGA